One window from the genome of Plasmodium berghei ANKA genome assembly, chromosome: 3 encodes:
- a CDS encoding pantothenate transporter, translated as MNADSYTQNRKASFPINNVLAEETEKLVDTYKYEDEVNNILKKGTSKFKRNGKNSMAFHKSLAVVNVAAGLDGCDDQLLPASFRALEADLNLHPSLLGYITLAQTLMLSLFSPIWGFLSDKYSRKWMLVFGTALWGLATIFLANINDFAHIIIFRAINGLALGSIGPISQSILADAAKNESLGLSFGIVQLSSSIGRLIGGVVTTTVSMKYFGTIRGWRLCFIIVGALSILLSIIVALFVEDAPRQVRINRKETSSYMEGSIIDGNNEIIVEPKRSQSYMLYQNVKEMLKDSLSKKSIIIILLEGFTGTIPWLALSFNTMFFQYCDLSDLQAAVITGFLLIGSALGGVLGGHFGDIMHNISNKHGRPFLGQLAMFGRVPLVILTYLVIPKKKESFELFVLSCFFLGLSSIAGVAVNRPIVSDIIRPDYRGTIFSLTIAIEGVGSSLIGAPLFGYLAEEVFNYRNNNLLISDMTTEFRSHNAEALSKTLLYLTAVPWVLSFIFYSLLHFTYGAEYSKMNQIIESEYKYDDEDDETMADKVMS; from the coding sequence atgaatgcTGATTCCTATACCCAAAACAGGAAAGCGAGTTTCCCCATAAATAATGTGCTAGCAGAAGAAACTGAAAAACTCGTTGacacatataaatatgaagatgaagtaaataatattttaaaaaaagggacttcaaaatttaaaagaaatggaaaaaatagtatGGCATTTCATAAATCCTTGGCTGTAGTAAATGTAGCAGCAGGTTTAGATGGATGTGATGATCAATTATTACCAGCAAGTTTTAGAGCGTTAGAAGCAGATTTAAATTTACATCCATCTTTGTTAGGATATATAACACTAGCCCAAACATTAATGTTAAGTTTATTTAGTCCAATATGGGGTTTTTTGTCAGATAAATATTCAAGAAAATGGATGTTAGTATTTGGTACAGCTTTATGGGGATTAGCAACCATATTTTTagcaaatataaatgactTTGcgcatataataatttttagaGCAATAAATGGATTAGCTTTAGGTAGTATTGGTCCTATATCACAAAGTATATTAGCAGATGCAGCAAAAAATGAATCTTTAGGATTATCTTTTGGTATTGTACAATTATCTTCTAGTATTGGTCGATTAATTGGAGGTGTCGTTACGACTACTGTTTCGATGAAATATTTTGGAACAATTCGAGGTTGGAgattatgttttattatagtTGGTGCATtaagtatattattaaGTATTATTGTTGCCCTTTTTGTGGAAGATGCACCGAGGCAAGTAAGAATAAATAGAAAAGAAACAAGTTCATATATGGAAGGAAGTATAATTGACGgcaataatgaaataatagtaGAGCCCAAACGAAGTCAATCATATATGTTATATCAAAATGTTAAGGAGATGCTTAAAGATAGTTTGtctaaaaaaagtataataataatattgttaGAAGGATTTACTGGTACAATTCCATGGTTAGCTTTAAGTTTTAATACAAtgttttttcaatattgtGATTTAAGTGATTTACAAGCAGCTGTAATAACAGGATTTTTATTAATCGGGTCCGCTTTAGGAGGAGTATTAGGAGGTCATTTTGGTGACATAATGCacaatatatcaaataaacATGGTAGACCTTTTTTAGGTCAGCTAGCTATGTTTGGTAGAGTGCCGTTAGttatattaacatatttaGTGATacctaaaaaaaaagaaagttttgagttatttgttttatcttgtttttttttgggtTTGTCGTCTATAGCTGGAGTAGCAGTTAATAGACCAATTGTTTCCGATATTATAAGGCCAGATTATAGAGGtactattttttcattaactATAGCTATTGAAGGTGTTGGTTCCTCATTAATTGGTGCGCCGTTATTTGGTTATTTAGCTGAAGAGGTATTTAATTATAGAAATAACAATTTGTTAATTTCTGATATGACTACAGAATTTAGAAGTCATAATGCAGAAGCTCTTTCAAAAACATTGTTATATCTTACTGCAGTACCATGGGTTTtgtcttttattttttattctctTCTTCATTTTACTTATGGAGCagaatattcaaaaatgaACCAAATAATTGAATCAGAATACAAATATGATGATGAAGATGATGAAACTATGGCAGATAAAGTTATGTCATAA
- a CDS encoding cysteine desulfuration protein SufE has translation MYKNKIIQTCIIYILYIILFSSIIRTKLAKNNIKKNITNIIAYSIRNENKFLVQLYKQKKEKKKLFIKNYELRNKKRINYLKTIFNSLSGSQFPQNSDIDSYNLTPKLKKTVQFFRSLSDNPYNKSQHVILMGKKCQPMPNELKTRQNQVLGCQSTVYIYPKVKLQDDKKVINWLGYSDGLLTKGIVYILIDGLSGYTPEEILKVNPNFISLTGISDFLTMSRINGYLNIMNKIKIFSEQIIKNIEH, from the exons atgtataaaaataaaataatacaaacatgtattatatacatactatatattattttattttcgtCGATCATTCGCACAAAATTAgctaaaaataatattaaaaaaaatattaccaATATTATTGCTTATAGCATAAGAAATGAAAACAAGTTTCTAGTTCAATTGTATAAacaaaagaaagaaaaaaaaaaattattcataaaaaattatgaactacgaaataaaaaacgaaTAAATTACTTAAAGACTATTTTTAATAGCTTATCGGGGAGTCAATTTCCTCAAAATTCAGACATAGATAGTTATAATTTAACTcccaaattaaaaaaaacagttCAGTTTTTCCGATCGCTTTCTGATAACCCATATAACAA aagCCAACATGTCATATTAATGGGAAAAAAATGTCAACCCATGCCAAATGAGTTGAAAACAAGGCAAAATCAAGTTTTG GGATGCCAATCAacagtatatatatacccAAAAGTGAAATTACAGGATGATAAAAAAGTTATTAACTGGTTAGGATATTCAG aCGGACTATTAACAAAAggaattgtatatattttaattgatGGCTTGAGCGGATATACCCCtgaagaaatattaaaagtaAATCCAAACTTTATTTCCTTAACTGGGATTTCAGATTTTTTAACAATGAGCAGAATAAATggatatttaaatattatgaataaaataaaaatattttccgagcaaattattaaaaatatagaacaCTAA
- a CDS encoding DNA repair protein RAD2, putative — MGVKGLWSIVAPIGVRVNPEIFTGKRIAIDVSIWLYELIYGNNLKSSRNNNLDDLGMFNDLWLDFSENNSDLKLSNLKKGHIYFFFLRICKLLYYNIRPIFIFDGIPPELKKRTIFQRNLKRKNNEEKVKKTAEKLIYNYYNKCLLKFLKKKKEKKNGIKLLEQKKELSNGKDNDNNPDLVENGKDKKENTDSLNYELDKLGINNLIEIYENIKENNESLNKISEHVGSVNITAKEVFNICNNNSDDLNKIKNNFFIINDEDIYNEKNSKISEEIYKLEKNKQVIKNDSKLQTNNFEIDTNNDIVDDIFMTKNMIRKKYYAGIPEDFKGFLSMRRTIDIIDINNYNINIDEVTKKMKEAEKKYSNKCDKNVFSNISTEILLNNGEVEMENVENVENGENEVIVMNYIKSENKINSKEINVLEMPVNNLFVDGKDEYKVYYVNNEEIKIPLFKEINKEVFEKLPVKLQYRILQDIKEEWYADNRLKAIKSKDDMDIFSQVQIETYIRMIKTDFEIEKLKIKMAENIQNEKLDGELIINTNLSKKFNENLNARNYNDIKDNITKRPKKKRGKESFLNKILGGTGIQNFDGVFEIEEDEEFPEMESISKEVEMGEISDVNTVDARSEEFEKVEATKLLNDYKESLLINDKDLFGDDFFAIENEEIGNVGRNDGGIKHKDNKIDEQEAESISKRVQDGITEDSFFVIEETELKSDEFVNFEMNKLDETNNKNTEIERSNQYKEIIIDDNDDSENAKGHSNSLIVTPSEPAIDVSLSESSSSSFESIAHGNEPLNSLSDDDVIVLPIKKDSVKEVDIKEVDIKEVDVKEVDVKEVDVKDAGHSQKFLTKEIMNNILIKKKIDFKNGGEGDLLENFLNNKEVLDAFGESRVIENDDVIQGLEGISEDMDKETIDKQLNENQKKGEELMKEYKKLKNNNITINEEMNEDIKLLLDFFGIPYIQAPCEAEAQCSYLNNNNYCDAIISDDSDVIVFSGKTIIKNFFNKKKTVEVYEKNLIERKLGLYQDDLINISMLCGCDYTVGVHGVGIVNALEIVKAFPTFDDLKILKEIVSNPLRDIYQENDENNYSDEIKKFLNTHRNYKLNWIFPKNFPDKEVYKCFKYPKVCKDIKKIEWHAPNMNKIIHYLNKTTNISEDKIFNVLDPILKKYNVKTRSYQLRIEDFFPVIEKKRKSVDDLINTIRSKKKETTPKKATPKKKVTTQKKTSKENGDDNSEWSENSLHQLDVVNEMTNLIDANPSGIVISKRMSNALKHIKKRKDTIKNSAPKKGARKGV, encoded by the coding sequence ATGGGAGTAAAAGGATTATGGTCTATAGTTGCACCTATAGGGGTTCGTGTTAATCCTGAAATATTTACAGGAAAGAGAATAGCAATTGATGTAAGTATATGGTTATatgaattaatatatggaaataatttaaaaagctcaagaaataataatcttGACGATTTAGGAATGTTTAATGATTTATGGCTTGATTTTagtgaaaataatagtgatttaaaattaagtaatttaaaaaaagggcatatatattttttttttttaagaatttgtaaattactatattataatataagaccgatttttatttttgatggTATTCCTcctgaattaaaaaagagaaCCATATTTCAAAgaaatttaaaaagaaaaaataatgaagaaaaagtTAAGAAAACAGcagaaaaattaatatataattactataataaatgtttattaaaatttttaaaaaaaaagaaagaaaagaaaaatggTATAAAATTGTTAGAACAAAAGAAAGAACTTTCAAATGGAAAAGACAACGATAATAATCCTGATTTAGTGGAAAATGGAAAAgacaaaaaagaaaatacaGATTCTTTGAATTATGAATTAGATAAATTaggtataaataatttaatagaaatatatgaaaatataaaagaaaacaatgaatcgttaaataaaatttctgAGCATGTAGGAAGTGTAAACATAACCGCAAAAGAAGTATTCAATATTTGTAATAACAATTCTgatgatttaaataaaataaaaaataatttttttataattaatgaTGAAGATAtctataatgaaaaaaattcaaaaatcTCAGaagaaatttataaattggagaaaaataaacaagttataaaaaatgattctAAATTACAAACAAACAATTTTGAGATAGATacaaataatgatatagttgatgatatttttatgacaaaaaatatgataagaaaaaaatactatgCTGGTATACCAGAAGATTTCAAAGGATTCTTATCTATGCGAAGAACTATTGATATTATAgacataaataattataatataaatattgatgaagttacaaaaaaaatgaaggaagctgaaaaaaaatattcaaataaatgtgataaaaatgttttttcaaatatatcaaCAGAAATTCTATTAAATAATGGGGAAGTAGAGATGGAAAATGTCGAAAATGTTGAAAATGGTGAAAATGAAGTGATTGTTATGAATTACATTAAAtctgaaaataaaataaattcaaaagaaataaatgttttaGAAATGCCTGTGAATAATCTATTTGTTGATGGAAAAGATGAATATAAGGtatattatgtaaataacgaagaaataaaaattccattatttaaggaaataaataaagaagtATTCGAGAAATTACCAGTTAAATTACAATATCGAATATTACAGGATATAAAAGAAGAGTGGTATGCAGATAATAGATTAAAAGCTATAAAATCCAAAGATGatatggatatattttCACAAGTTCAAATTGAAACATATATTAGAATGATTAAAACAGATTTTGAGATTGaaaagttaaaaataaaaatggcaGAAAATAtccaaaatgaaaaattagaTGGAGAGTTAATCattaatacaaatttatcaaaaaaatttaacgAGAATTTAAATGCTagaaattataatgatattaaagataatattacaaaacgccccaaaaaaaaaagaggtaaagaatcatttttaaataaaattttggGAGGCACAGGAATACAAAATTTTGATGGAGTTTTCGAAATAGAAGAAGACGAAGAATTTCCTGAAATGGAAAGCATTTCAAAAGAAGTTGAAATGGGCGAAATTTCTGACGTGAACACGGTAGATGCTAGGAGTGAGGAATTTGAGAAAGTAGAGGCCACCAAATTGTTAAACGATTATAAGGAAAGTTTACTAATAAATGATAAGGATTTATTTGGAGATGATTTTTTTGCGATAGAAAATGAAGAGATTGGAAACGTTGGTAGAAATGATGGGGGTATTAAACATAAAGATAATAAGATTGATGAACAAGAAGCAGAATCTATTTCAAAACGGGTTCAGGATGGAATCACAGAagattcattttttgttattgaGGAAACAGAATTAAAATCAGATgaatttgtaaattttgAGATGAACAAATTAGAcgaaacaaataataaaaatacagaAATAGAAAGGAGTAACCAGtataaagaaattataataGATGATAATGATGATTCTGAAAATGCAAAAGGACATTCCAACAGTTTGATAGTTACTCCTTCTGAGCCAGCTATTGATGTTTCATTGTCTGAATCTTCTTCCTCAAGCTTTGAATCGATTGCTCATGGGAATGAACCGTTGAACAGTCTTTCCGATGACGATGTAATAGTTTTGCCAATCAAAAAGGATAGTGTAAAAGAGGTAGATATAAAAGAGGTAGATATAAAAGAGGTAGATGTAAAAGAGGTAGATGTAAAAGAGGTAGATGTAAAAGATGCAGGACATAGCCAAAAGTTTTTAACTAAAGAGATAATGAACAATAttcttataaaaaaaaaaatcgattttaaaaatgggGGGGAAGGAGATTTGCTCGagaattttttgaataacAAGGAAGTGTTAGATGCATTTGGTGAATCGAGAGTTattgaaaatgatgatgTTATTCAAGGACTGGAAGGAATAAGTGAAGATATGGATAAAGAAACAATAGATAAACAGCTAAATGAAAATCAGAAAAAAGGAGAAGAACTAATgaaagaatataaaaaattgaaaaataataatattacaataaatgaagaaatgaatgaagatataaaattacTTTTAGATTTTTTTGGAATACCATATATACAAGCACCATGTGAAGCTGAAGCACAATGttcatatttaaataataataattattgtGATGCAATAATAAGTGATGATTCAGATGTTATAGTGTTTAGCGGAAAAactataattaaaaatttttttaacaaaaaaaaaacagtagaagtatatgaaaaaaactTAATAGAAAGAAAGTTAGGATTATATCAAGatgatttaataaatatttctatgTTATGTGGTTGCGATTATACTGTAGGTGTACATGGAGTTGGTATTGTTAATGCTTTAGAAATTGTTAAAGCGTTTCCCACTTTTgatgatttaaaaattttaaaagaaatagtTTCGAACCCCCTTAGAGACATATATcaagaaaatgatgaaaataattattctgacgaaataaaaaaatttttaaatactcatagaaattataaattaaattggATATTTCCTAAAAATTTTCCAGATAAAGAAGtttataaatgttttaaatatcCAAAAGTTTGTaaagatattaaaaaaattgaatgGCATGCTCctaatatgaataaaattatacattatttaaataaaaccaCAAATATTTCAGaagataaaatttttaatgttttagatccaatattaaaaaaatacaatgtCAAAACTCGAAGCTACCAATTAAGAATAGAAGATTTTTTTCCTGTTATTGAAAAGAAACGAAAATCTGTTGACGATTTGATAAATACAATTCggagcaaaaaaaaagaaactaCCCCAAAAAAAGCAACTCCTAAAAAGAAAGTAACTacccaaaaaaaaacatccAAAGAAAATGGAGATGATAATAGCGAATGGAGTGAAAATAGTTTGCATCAGCTAGATGTGGTAAATGAAATGACTAACCTGATAGATGCCAATCCTTCTGGAATTGTGATATCAAAAAGGATGTCAAATGCATTAAAACACATTAAAAAGAGAAAAGAcacaattaaaaattctGCTCCAAAAAAGGGTGCCCGAAAAGGTGTGTAG